From a region of the Podarcis muralis chromosome 16, rPodMur119.hap1.1, whole genome shotgun sequence genome:
- the NAXE gene encoding NAD(P)H-hydrate epimerase isoform X2, which translates to MELAGLSCATAIAKAYPVGSTINQPTVLIVCGPGNNGGDGLVCARHLKMFGYEPTLFYPKRPNKPLFEGLTTQCKKMDIPFLSEFPSEAAFIDELYGLVVDAIFGFSFQGAVREPFGTILSTLEKVTVPIVSIDIPSGWDVEKGNPDGLQPDMLISLTAPKKAAKQFTGRYHFLGGRFVPAALQKKYSLNLPEYPETDCVLRLS; encoded by the exons ATGGAGCTGGCTGGGTTGAGCTGCGCCACAGCCATTGCAAAG GCCTACCCAGTCGGCTCCACCATTAACCAGCCAACCGTCCTGATTGTGTGCGGCCCTGGAAACAACGGAGGAGATGGCCTGGTTTGTGCCCGGCACCTGAAAATGTTT GGCTATGAGCCAACGCTGTTTTACCCTAAACGCCCCAACAAGCCACTTTTTGAAGGTTTAACCACGCAGTGCAAGAAAATGGACATCCCGTTCCTTTCGGAGTTCCCATCAGAA GCTGCATTCATTGATGAGCTCTACGGCCTGGTTGTAGATGCCATTTTTGGCTTCAGCTTCCAAGGGGCTGTGCGAGAGCCCTTTGGCACCATCCTGAGCACACTGGAGAAGGTCACTGTCCCCATTGTGAGCATCGATATCCCTTCTG GCTGGGACGTGGAGAAAGGGAACCCTGATGGGCTGCAGCCAGACATGCTGATCTCTCTCACTGCACCCAAGAAGGCCGCAAAGCAGTTCACTGGACGCTACCACTTCCTGGGTGGCAGATTCGTGCCTGCAGCACTGCAGAAGAAGTACTCGCTTAACCTCCCGGAGTACCCAGAGACAGACTGCGTTCTACGGCTCTCCTAG
- the NAXE gene encoding NAD(P)H-hydrate epimerase isoform X1 — translation MSSGLRRAALLGFGLLLCRAARAGRCSAPRWPPSPGAMQSAAASGAAQGPKYLGQKEAQAIDQELFDEYKFSVDQLMELAGLSCATAIAKAYPVGSTINQPTVLIVCGPGNNGGDGLVCARHLKMFGYEPTLFYPKRPNKPLFEGLTTQCKKMDIPFLSEFPSEAAFIDELYGLVVDAIFGFSFQGAVREPFGTILSTLEKVTVPIVSIDIPSGWDVEKGNPDGLQPDMLISLTAPKKAAKQFTGRYHFLGGRFVPAALQKKYSLNLPEYPETDCVLRLS, via the exons ATGTCCTCCGGGCTGCGGCGGGCGGCCCTGCTGGGATTCGGCCTGCTCCTCTGCAGAGCGGCTCGAGCGGGGCGCTGCTCGGCCCCGCGTTGGCCGCCTTCGCCCGGAGCCATGCAGAGCGCGGCTGCGTCTGGGGCCGCGCAGGGACCCAAGTACCTCGG CCAGAAGGAAGCTCAAGCCATAGACCAAGAACTGTTTGATGAGTACAAATTCAGCGTCGATCAGCTGATGGAGCTGGCTGGGTTGAGCTGCGCCACAGCCATTGCAAAG GCCTACCCAGTCGGCTCCACCATTAACCAGCCAACCGTCCTGATTGTGTGCGGCCCTGGAAACAACGGAGGAGATGGCCTGGTTTGTGCCCGGCACCTGAAAATGTTT GGCTATGAGCCAACGCTGTTTTACCCTAAACGCCCCAACAAGCCACTTTTTGAAGGTTTAACCACGCAGTGCAAGAAAATGGACATCCCGTTCCTTTCGGAGTTCCCATCAGAA GCTGCATTCATTGATGAGCTCTACGGCCTGGTTGTAGATGCCATTTTTGGCTTCAGCTTCCAAGGGGCTGTGCGAGAGCCCTTTGGCACCATCCTGAGCACACTGGAGAAGGTCACTGTCCCCATTGTGAGCATCGATATCCCTTCTG GCTGGGACGTGGAGAAAGGGAACCCTGATGGGCTGCAGCCAGACATGCTGATCTCTCTCACTGCACCCAAGAAGGCCGCAAAGCAGTTCACTGGACGCTACCACTTCCTGGGTGGCAGATTCGTGCCTGCAGCACTGCAGAAGAAGTACTCGCTTAACCTCCCGGAGTACCCAGAGACAGACTGCGTTCTACGGCTCTCCTAG